From a single Hyalangium gracile genomic region:
- a CDS encoding NUDIX hydrolase: MGILEAGGYSPRMFRVPLLLLMATVTTAPSDTPTWTDHQAQEVLAKTQTIRLTPDLSGLTPGERTAVARLLEVGKLFQDIYEDSRHRQALELRKRLEGQKTPLAEQQRTFYRLFQGPIANTLENHRIPFLAADPVVPGMNVYPWGITKEQVQQVLQRHPQLRASILDQRTVVRRADAALLRKDLDTLKRYPVIDGLHPGLGDRLRALAAKPDPAMLYAVPYAVAYAPQMTKAHGLIWEAASAVEGVDPEFAGYLRNRARDLLANDYESGDASWVRGRFQRLNAQIGAYEVYDDDLFGVKAFYSLSLLIRDDAATARLEKALQGLQAFENSLPYEPHKTVSSDIPVGVYQIIADFAQARGINTATILPNDPLHARRYGRTILLRENIMKHPDLFANGRASWDAVMAEPYRGHLGLSGNFNRTLWHEVGHYLGVDRDVKGRAVNSNALEENSSIFEEMKSDLVSLYLGKALRERLFYDDTTLRELYASGIQRVLQIVRPRRDQSYQMMQLMQMNYFLENGLLEPRSDGLHIRYDKYHDVVGKLLREVLAIQRAGDKAASDRFIEKYTRWDESLHGALAAKMRAQAKYRFTLVKYGALGE, translated from the coding sequence TTGGGCATTCTCGAGGCGGGCGGGTACTCTCCGCGCATGTTCCGCGTCCCCCTCCTGCTCCTCATGGCCACCGTCACGACCGCGCCTTCAGACACGCCCACCTGGACCGACCATCAAGCCCAGGAGGTCCTCGCGAAGACCCAGACCATCCGGCTCACGCCGGACCTGTCCGGCCTCACCCCCGGTGAGCGCACCGCCGTCGCCAGGCTCCTGGAGGTGGGCAAGCTCTTCCAGGACATCTACGAGGACTCCCGTCACCGGCAGGCGCTCGAGCTCCGGAAGCGGCTCGAGGGACAGAAGACGCCTCTGGCCGAGCAGCAGCGGACGTTCTACCGGCTGTTCCAGGGCCCCATCGCCAACACGCTGGAGAACCATCGCATCCCGTTCCTGGCCGCGGACCCCGTCGTCCCCGGCATGAACGTCTACCCGTGGGGCATCACCAAGGAGCAGGTACAGCAGGTGCTGCAGCGACACCCCCAGCTCCGCGCCTCGATCCTCGATCAGCGCACCGTCGTCCGCCGGGCCGACGCGGCCCTGCTGCGCAAGGATCTCGACACGCTCAAGCGCTACCCCGTCATCGACGGGCTCCACCCGGGACTGGGCGACCGGCTCCGCGCGCTCGCGGCGAAGCCCGATCCAGCGATGCTGTACGCCGTGCCGTATGCCGTCGCCTACGCGCCGCAGATGACGAAGGCCCACGGGCTCATCTGGGAGGCGGCCTCGGCCGTGGAGGGCGTCGATCCCGAGTTCGCCGGCTACCTCCGCAACCGCGCCAGGGATCTGCTCGCCAACGACTATGAGTCCGGCGACGCCTCCTGGGTGCGAGGCCGGTTCCAGCGCCTCAACGCCCAGATCGGCGCCTACGAGGTGTACGACGACGATCTGTTCGGCGTGAAGGCGTTCTACTCACTGAGCCTGCTCATCCGGGACGACGCGGCGACGGCGCGGCTCGAGAAGGCGCTGCAGGGGCTCCAGGCCTTCGAGAACAGCCTGCCCTACGAGCCGCACAAGACGGTGAGCTCGGACATCCCGGTGGGCGTCTACCAGATCATCGCGGACTTCGCGCAGGCGCGGGGCATCAACACCGCCACCATCCTGCCCAACGATCCGCTGCACGCCCGGCGCTACGGCCGCACCATCCTGCTGCGCGAGAACATCATGAAGCACCCGGACCTCTTCGCGAACGGACGCGCCTCGTGGGACGCGGTGATGGCCGAGCCCTACCGCGGCCACCTGGGCCTCAGCGGCAACTTCAACCGGACGCTCTGGCACGAGGTGGGCCACTACCTGGGCGTGGACCGGGACGTGAAGGGCCGCGCGGTGAACAGCAACGCCCTGGAGGAGAACTCGAGCATCTTCGAGGAGATGAAGTCGGACCTGGTGTCCCTGTACCTCGGCAAGGCGCTGCGCGAGCGGCTCTTCTACGACGACACCACCCTGCGAGAGCTCTACGCCAGCGGCATCCAGCGCGTGCTGCAGATCGTCCGCCCGCGGCGCGATCAGTCGTACCAGATGATGCAGCTCATGCAGATGAACTACTTCCTCGAGAACGGCCTGCTCGAGCCCCGCTCGGACGGGCTCCACATCCGCTACGACAAGTACCACGACGTCGTCGGCAAGCTGCTGCGCGAGGTGCTCGCCATCCAGCGCGCGGGCGACAAGGCCGCCTCGGACCGGTTCATCGAGAAGTACACCCGCTGGGACGAGTCCCTCCACGGCGCCCTGGCCGCGAAGATGCGCGCCCAGGCGAAGTACCGCTTCACCCTGGTGAAGTACGGAGCGCTCGGAGAGTGA